The sequence below is a genomic window from Brettanomyces bruxellensis chromosome 9, complete sequence.
CTTTTATCCTCTACTCTCACGATTGTAATTGGTTGCTTATCGCTAAAAAAGGTTAAAGTTGCTCAGCATTACTTTCAGTGTGGTTTAAAGACTGGTGGATGTTCAGTTTACGATTAAGACTTAGTTCTTCGATTCTACTTCGTATAAAAGAACACATTTTTATGGGTGTTAGCAGAATGCCGCAGACTAAATTCATATTTAACATGTGATTCATGCTGGTCCTCGACCAGTCCCGGGTTGGCATACTTGCACTGGTGTAAGGGTGTGCGAGCTTTTTTATCTGCCTAAGCCCTGGAAAAATACTGTCTTATAAAATGCAGTTAATGCACATTCCGAAGTTTAAAACCGGTATGGTGCCTGAAGAGGCAAAATATGGCAGATATACGAAATTTGCGCAATATTATTGGCTGGCCTTGCTTTTCACCTACTATCTAGAACAGCTCTTTGATTTATATGGCCATCTGTGTATTTTACCAGGCATATTACCGCATATTTTGCTGATGTATGGGGTGGCTGTATTTGGCGGATTTagcagaaaagaaaaaaataataagggaaaagaaaaaaataaaataaaataaaataaaaagcaggGTTCATACAATGAAAGagaatgaaataaataatgacCGAAAACAATTCGAGCATCTGGTTTTTCCCTCCTTTTGCATCCTATTTACATGTTTCTTCGTTGCTAAACACCTTCATTGCAAGAAGCCAACATCTACAATGCCTTCAGAAACTGAACGTTTGCTTGGAAATAATGCGAGGGGTGCAAACTCTACACCTTCCATATTCCAGGTTGTTATCTCTAGAATATACAATGCATTGTACTTAGCGTTATCTTCGTCAGCACTAAACTGGCTTTTGTTGTTTGTTCCACTCGGAGTGTTGGCAGCTTGGTTGCACTGGGGTGCAGTTGCAGTTTTCTCGCTCAATTTCGTGGCTATCATCCCTCTTGCGTCCCTTTTAGCATATGCTACTGAAGAATTGGGAGAAAGCATTCACAACGATTCAATTGCAGGACTCCTGAATGCCACCTTTGGAAATGCCATTGAGGTCATTGTTGGTATTGTTGCGTTGACCCAGAACCAGATTACAGTTGTTCAGGCCTCGATGTTGGGATCTATTCTCTCCAACTTGCTTCTTGTGTTAGGTTCGTGTTTTATTGCTGGAGGAATCAAATACTCACAGCAGGTGTTTAATCAGACCGTTGCACAGACCATGTCATCCCTCCTAGCCTTAGCTGTAATCGGCTTGCTTCTCCCGGCCGCATTTCATGCCTCACTTCCGAAGAAAACGCCAGATTTGGATCGTAAGATCTTGGATTTCTCCAGAGGAAACGCTATTCTCCTCTTGGTTGTTTACTGCCTGttccttttcttccagTTGAAGACACACGCCTACCTCTTTGCCGACACGGGAAGCACCGATCAGCAAACTGGCACGCCAAACGACGAGGCAGTGCAAGAATCCTCCTCTGATCTTGAGAATCAACAGCAGTCTTTGCCGGTTCCAGAGCCTGCATCACGTGCTTCGTCGAGATCCTCGCACGGCAAAACCCGGGCGGGTCTTGTCATGAGGCCAAAATCCATGTATGACTTGAAAAAAGTGGCCAGACAGGAGCATTTGGGTGCTTCTGAGTCTGTTGCGATTCTTTTCCTCACTACACTTCTGGTTTCCGTGTGTGCCGACTACTTGGTCTCGTCGATCGACGACATCGTCGCGTCCTCAGGTCTTTCGAAGACTTTCATCGGTTTGGTGGTTATTCCAATCGTTGGAAATGCCGCTGAGCATGTCACGGCTATTGTTGTTGCTTATAACAACAAGATGGATTTGGCAATTGGTGTTGCCGTTGGCTCTTCTCTCCAGATTGCCTTGTTTGTCACTCCGTTTATGGTTTTGATTGGCTGGTTTTTGGATGTGCCTATGTCGCTTTATTTCTCCTCTTACGAGACCGCCGTCATGTTTGTTTCTGTTTTCATCACCAACTACTTGATTCTTGATGGCGAATCCAACTGGTTGGAGGGTGCCATGTTGATTTGCACGTATCTTATTATCGGTGTGTCCTTCTACCTTTATCCAGATACGCTCGCCCAGTGAGTGCTTACGTTCTTTCTCTGTATTTACACTTTTGAATCATACATCggagtttttttttagtttttttgatgtttaTCCTCCTAAATTCTTTTGCTTGCTTTATCCGCAGCATGAGACTGTAAAGTAAAAGTAAGAACATGGCAACGTTCACCatgaaagaagatgaactTCGAAAGTTGTAAAGTAGAATCTTACAAGTCGTACAACCTTGAAGTTGCTTTGTCTCTCATCAAAGCATAAAGGCCGATCTACGTGTATCCATACAAAAAGAATTAGTTATGCCTGtcctttttattaattgTCCATTTATACCTGAGCCGAGCTGACTCATCTCTTCGTCAAATACTTAGACTTCAACCAGCttaacttcttcaaaagctcCATCTGTAATCGATATTCTCCTGCTTACACCACTCACGCACAAAGTAAAATCCAAGATTGATCACACACGGTAAGCTCAATGTATGCCCAGCAATTGGAAGTGTGTAGTTTGTCTCTCCGAATCCTTGCTCCTCTGTTGGAATAATTAGTTTCTCTGATTCGACTTCCGAAAGACTTTTGCTGTTTTGTGCCAATCTTGGGTATTTGTGGATTAGATCTGCAGTTGGTAAGTATTTCTCACCCTTCCGCATTGAATTGTGAAAGCTGTCCTGAACCCTGAGCAATTTTTCAACGGctattttcattcttttgagCAGTCTGCTTGATTCGGTTTCTTTCACGTCAAGCAACAGCTTCagtctcttttctttagcTTCTAGAAGCAACTTCAGAATAAACGCGTTCACGAAGTAGCATAGTCCAATAATATGCCGTATACTCCGTGCAGaactttccttttcctcatcTATACTATTGAGCCTCTTAGTTATTTTCACGCCATACTTCACCAGTTCTATCCAGTCTGTCTCAGATACTCGGTTATTTTTTGGCTTACTTTGTGCTACCTGGCTTTCCAACCCTTTTGTGTACATTTCAGctgtgaaaagaagatatgaCTCCAGAAAGCATGCCGATGCTAGCATATATTTCTGCGATTCGAATAAGTTTTCAGCCCTGTGCTTTAGTTTTCTTGCTATATCATCGTGTGACAGACGTTTTTTTTCGGTTTCTGGtgttttttccaaatttttgtGCTCCACGTATATATTTTCGACTCTTAGCTGTGGAATTGAAAACCGTGTGAGTAGTTCTTCCGGGAGTCTGGGGCTCAATAGTTTTGGAAGATTCAATTTCTGGCGCTTTGATTTGAGTATATAATCTTCAGCATTGAGCATGATTGGACGAAATAAATCAATTGGGGGGTCTTTGAAAAGCTGGCCAATAGGTATCAGATATTGAGCTTTTAGCGGTAGCAATATCTTATCGTGAGTTGACTGTCGTCTCTTTGTCATTTATCGGCCGGTAGTTGGAATTATTTACATTGTTGCATTGTTGCTGATTCAGACCATCCAATCCTAAATATGTGTGTACGGATGTGGTGACGAGGACCGACCCGACGGTCACCGTTTGACGATCCGGTGAAACGGAAACGGAAATGGGATATTGTGGGGGGGGGGGATATTGGGAATTGACTCAGCTGGCTGgcggtgaaaaaaaaattaaaaaataaaaaaaaaaatttgagctgaaaaataaaaaaaaattgagaatTATCGCTATTATTGTcataaaaattttatcGCACCCATCAAGGTCAGAACCACATACCTAGATACAAAAGATTACAGTTACCGAATGAACGAGATTCGTATCATCGAGACTCTATCCGGACTTTAGAAGTATCGGCAGTGTATGAAATCCGTTGAAAGCGTAAGCAGCTACGTTGGAACAGCAGTGTAAAGCAAtagtgaaaaaagcaaCAGTTATTGTATTCTAGCAATTTGAATCACAGCATGTCTACAAACTCGATCAAGATATTGGCAAGCGATGTGGATCGTCATCTTGCAGAACTTGTGGCGAAGAGGTTGGGCCAGGCTCTAACGCCCGTAGATTTCAAAAGAGACTCCAACAAGGAAATCACCTTTTCCATCGGCGAGTCCATCAGAGATGAAGACATATACATTGTGATGCAGATAGGTTCGGGACCGGTGAATGACAAGGTGTTGGAGTTGCTCATCATGATCAATGCCTGCAAGACGGCCTCGGCCCGACGGATCACGGCTGTGCTCCCAAACTTCCCCTACGCCAGGCAGGACCGAAAGGATAAAAGCAGAGCACCAATCACTGCAAAGTTGATGGCCGACATGTTGACGACGGCGGGATGCGATCACGTGATCACCATGGACCTCCACGCAGCCCAGATCCAGGGCTTTTTCGACATCCCGGTGGATAACTTGTACGCAGAGCCTTCAGTTGTGAGATACATCAAGGAAAACTTGGATGTGAACAACGCAATAATCATATCTCCGGATGCAGGAGGTGCCAAAAGGGCAGCTGGTTTGGCCGATAGGTTGGACTTGAACTTCGCGTTGATCCACAAGGAGAGGGCCCGGGCCAATGAGGTCAGCCGAATGGTTTTGGTGGGAGATGTTACCAACAAGCAGTGTATTATCGTTGATGATATGGCCGACACTTGTGGCACACTTTCCAAGGCTGCCGAGATCTTACTGGATAGTGGTGCTCAGTCGGTGATTGCCATTGTCACGCACGGAATTTTGAGTGGCCACGCCATCGacaacatcaacaaatCTCGCCTCACAAAAGTTGTCTGTACCAACACCGTGCCGTTTGAGAGTAAGATGAAGCTATGCCCAAAGTTGGACACCATCGACATCTCTGGAGTCTTGGCCGAGGCTATCAGAAGGTTGCATAACGGGGAGAGCATCTCGTTCCTTTTCCGTAACGCACCATTCTGATCTGGGGCTTGCACTTCTGTTTTTGTTGTCCTTTGTTTTGTACGTTGTCGACAGTTCGAGTTCCTCTCTCTCTACTTTTTTGCAATTTAcatgttcttcttctgtacATGGCTGTAGTACACTTGCCCTTGCCCTGGTATATCCGTATTGTATTACTTTTCTACTTAAAACCCGTGCTTACACTGCCTCAGAGTCCGTACTCGCCAGCATCGAACTTTTCAAGCGAGTCCAATAGAATTGCTTGCTGGTTATTCTCTCCAACCAACTCGGCAATTCGCTTTTTGCTCATAACTTGGACTGCATGAACATCCGGAACCCAGACAACATAGCATCCGGCTCTTTTCCCCGATATAACACCCGGAATTGCATCCTCGA
It includes:
- the PRS1_1 gene encoding ribose-phosphate pyrophosphokinase 1, giving the protein MSTNSIKILASDVDRHLAELVAKRLGQALTPVDFKRDSNKEITFSIGESIRDEDIYIVMQIGSGPVNDKVLELLIMINACKTASARRITAVLPNFPYARQDRKDKSRAPITAKLMADMLTTAGCDHVITMDLHAAQIQGFFDIPVDNLYAEPSVVRYIKENLDVNNAIIISPDAGGAKRAAGLADRLDLNFALIHKERARANEVSRMVLVGDVTNKQCIIVDDMADTCGTLSKAAEILLDSGAQSVIAIVTHGILSGHAIDNINKSRLTKVVCTNTVPFESKMKLCPKLDTIDISGVLAEAIRRLHNGESISFLFRNAPF